One genomic segment of Sanyastnella coralliicola includes these proteins:
- a CDS encoding VOC family protein, with the protein MTPIHYIELYSPDLEKVKAFYSACFGWEFTDYGPGYTAFSKSGVEGGFEKIDGEVVNGALVVLHHDNLEEIYEVVLANGGTISKEIFSFPGGRRFEFFDPVGNLLAVWTEIKA; encoded by the coding sequence ATGACACCGATTCACTACATCGAACTTTATTCTCCTGACCTTGAAAAGGTGAAGGCCTTTTACTCTGCTTGTTTCGGGTGGGAGTTTACTGATTATGGTCCTGGCTATACTGCCTTCTCGAAGAGCGGTGTTGAAGGTGGTTTCGAAAAAATTGACGGTGAAGTTGTAAATGGAGCACTCGTGGTTTTGCACCACGACAATCTTGAAGAGATTTATGAAGTTGTTCTCGCCAATGGCGGAACGATTTCCAAAGAAATCTTCTCCTTCCCAGGCGGACGACGATTTGAGTTTTTTGATCCGGTGGGGAATCTTCTTGCTGTTTGGACGGAAATCAAGGCGTAA
- a CDS encoding amidohydrolase family protein — protein sequence MRNLLTILFLLPSMLFGQVADYVLYNGKIYTANAEQGFEEALAIDDGILVYVGDNDGVQSFIGDNTLSVDLEGKLILPGMHDVHNHLLEGSSGAGSNCTLSSAAQSTTQLGQQLSDCDPQANSNGWIFAYGFSILTLLESDENPREVLDSFFPSTPVVAMEETSHSAWVNSAALEALSIDENTPDPEGGLIVKENGIPNGILLDAAGDLAFGAALASNEDIDQANYEGLINFGLPALAEQGITSIVEGRTYWKRNYIETWQEVKDNGELTARVVLAPWIYAEDADEEQIPLLTDMYDEGDDMLRVTQIKCYIDGISLNGTAALDQDYVYNFGWPFTNGTNYIDPDRLADYITQLELVGYDFFIHSIGNRGSAESLDAIEAARNANGDIGARHRLTHIEFMNEVEYSRFAELDVIADAQVSANWTQPNQWQWNADFVGDEIAETFIPIGSIYDANGRVTLSSDWDVSTMNPFRSIQNAVTRAPENLPTVEEAVDARTIHSAFVMRHEDVTGSIEVGKYADIICVDQDIFDIPVNQIAQTNVTMTMLGGEVVFNDGSFPVGIDEITVVRTKRWINPSITRDYVTLQIPPHVNGLVSATILNSSGAQVGSIKVNSMSQQIDVTSWSEGMYTVVLYSENGNVITKEKVIVVR from the coding sequence ATGCGTAACCTCCTAACAATCTTATTCTTACTTCCCTCGATGCTATTCGGCCAAGTGGCTGACTATGTTCTTTACAATGGGAAGATTTATACTGCGAATGCTGAACAAGGGTTTGAGGAAGCCCTAGCTATTGACGATGGAATTCTTGTCTATGTTGGTGACAATGATGGCGTTCAGTCCTTCATTGGAGACAACACATTGTCAGTAGATCTTGAGGGAAAACTCATTCTCCCTGGGATGCATGATGTACATAATCACTTGCTCGAAGGAAGCTCTGGTGCGGGGTCGAATTGTACGTTGAGCTCTGCAGCACAGTCGACAACTCAATTAGGTCAGCAGCTTTCCGATTGTGATCCTCAGGCCAATTCAAACGGATGGATATTTGCTTACGGATTCTCCATTCTCACCTTGTTGGAATCAGATGAGAATCCGCGTGAGGTGTTGGACTCGTTCTTCCCTTCTACTCCGGTGGTCGCGATGGAAGAGACTTCGCATTCTGCTTGGGTCAACAGTGCAGCTTTAGAAGCATTGAGTATTGATGAAAACACTCCTGATCCTGAGGGCGGTTTGATCGTCAAAGAAAACGGTATCCCCAATGGAATTCTACTTGATGCGGCGGGTGATTTAGCCTTCGGTGCTGCCCTTGCATCCAACGAAGACATTGACCAAGCGAACTACGAAGGTTTGATCAATTTCGGACTTCCGGCGCTAGCTGAACAAGGAATTACAAGCATCGTCGAAGGCAGAACCTACTGGAAAAGAAACTACATCGAGACCTGGCAAGAGGTTAAAGACAATGGTGAACTCACTGCCAGAGTTGTCCTAGCCCCTTGGATTTATGCCGAAGATGCTGACGAAGAGCAGATCCCACTCCTCACTGATATGTATGATGAAGGTGACGACATGCTTCGCGTCACTCAAATCAAGTGTTACATCGATGGAATAAGCTTGAACGGGACAGCTGCACTTGATCAAGACTACGTCTACAACTTCGGTTGGCCATTCACCAATGGAACGAATTACATCGACCCAGATCGCTTAGCTGACTACATCACGCAACTTGAATTGGTTGGCTACGACTTCTTCATTCACAGTATTGGCAACAGAGGTTCAGCTGAATCCTTAGACGCCATTGAAGCCGCACGTAATGCCAATGGAGACATCGGTGCACGCCATCGCCTGACCCACATTGAATTCATGAACGAAGTAGAGTATTCACGCTTCGCTGAATTGGATGTCATTGCTGACGCCCAAGTATCAGCAAACTGGACTCAGCCAAATCAGTGGCAATGGAATGCAGACTTCGTAGGTGATGAGATCGCTGAGACCTTCATCCCGATTGGTTCTATATACGACGCCAATGGAAGAGTCACCCTCAGCAGCGATTGGGATGTCTCAACGATGAACCCGTTCCGTTCTATTCAGAACGCTGTAACGCGTGCACCCGAGAATCTCCCAACAGTTGAAGAAGCAGTGGATGCACGCACGATTCATTCTGCGTTCGTGATGCGACATGAAGATGTCACCGGAAGTATTGAGGTCGGCAAATACGCAGATATCATTTGCGTAGACCAAGACATCTTCGACATCCCTGTCAATCAGATTGCCCAAACCAATGTGACGATGACCATGCTCGGCGGTGAAGTGGTATTCAACGATGGAAGTTTCCCAGTCGGAATCGATGAAATCACCGTGGTAAGAACCAAGCGTTGGATCAATCCAAGTATCACGCGCGACTACGTGACTCTTCAAATCCCACCCCATGTCAACGGACTAGTCTCAGCTACCATACTGAATTCTTCAGGTGCTCAAGTTGGATCGATAAAGGTCAATTCAATGAGCCAGCAAATAGACGTAACAAGCTGGTCAGAAGGAATGTACACCGTGGTCCTTTATTCGGAGAACGGTAACGTTATCACTAAAGAAAAAGTGATCGTGGTGAGATGA
- a CDS encoding outer membrane beta-barrel family protein produces MKNVVTILLILLAIPSVAQDTFQVTGKVEDEQGKAMDLAMVVLLSASDSSIVKSVYTDQDGSFVLGQISSGDYTIEARMLSYHITRRSITVAEKDLSVPTLVIKANATAIDIAEVATEVPFVERQIDRVIVNPDALPSNAGSNALDIMEKAPGIILNSDGSLLLKGRSGVQVYINDKPSYLSGSELENYLRSLPTGSIQRIEIMENPPAEFDAAGSGGIINIVLKRNALRGFYGNFNTGYRQGSYANSNNNLNVNYNREKVGVYASVNAGLWENYQDLNINRFYSDAEGVSTSSFKQNSFINHGGKYFNVRSGIDLYPSDNTNFGGSFRLNISPTTRYTDNTSIVAQPDGALIQEVLADNDEEETFDSQAYTLYFAHYLDSLGQKISIDADLVRYQTDNDQVFNNFIYDSTGVLTYQDRINGQLPSTIDIYAVKADYRKSLGGSGMFEAGVKSAYTETDNEAIYTNTVDGVTTPDYGLSNRFLYEEMINAAYVNFSKSFEKVDFQLGLRGEATSLKGNQLGNAEQSDSSFTRDYQNLFPTFYSTWRIDSANHHLLSFSYSKRVNRPYFMDLNPFISPLDRFTFYSGNPNLLPTFSNNFSLTYTWRSMINGTFSYSNTIDGINETLEIVDEIYYSRPGNIADSQTFSFSVDGAVSVSKRWRVNFYGEYAYLTFDSPLYNQQLNASGDYQYLSLTNTFDFGKGWKGDISGIYRSDMVYSQLFLRSFGGINIGFQKALWDGKANLKCSVNDILFTRRGDGIINNLEQTEADWNSVRDTRRFALAFSFNFGKATNQKNAHRGSGSDEEQGRVR; encoded by the coding sequence ATGAAAAACGTAGTTACTATTCTCCTCATTCTTCTAGCCATTCCAAGCGTGGCTCAGGATACTTTTCAAGTCACAGGAAAAGTCGAAGATGAACAAGGAAAGGCCATGGATCTCGCCATGGTGGTTCTCTTGTCAGCCAGCGATTCAAGCATTGTCAAGTCGGTTTACACCGATCAAGACGGGAGTTTTGTGTTAGGCCAAATATCAAGCGGTGACTATACCATCGAGGCACGGATGCTCTCTTACCACATTACCCGACGCTCTATTACCGTTGCTGAGAAGGATTTATCCGTTCCGACGTTAGTCATAAAAGCCAATGCCACAGCGATTGACATAGCGGAAGTAGCCACAGAAGTACCTTTCGTGGAGCGACAAATAGATCGTGTCATCGTCAACCCTGACGCTCTTCCATCGAATGCGGGGAGCAATGCCCTAGACATCATGGAAAAGGCGCCAGGAATCATTCTGAATAGCGATGGTTCATTACTGTTGAAAGGACGGTCAGGTGTTCAAGTTTATATCAATGACAAGCCGTCGTATCTATCTGGATCAGAGCTAGAGAACTACTTGCGATCATTGCCGACAGGCTCCATTCAGCGCATTGAAATCATGGAGAACCCACCAGCAGAATTTGACGCGGCCGGTAGTGGTGGAATCATCAATATTGTCCTCAAAAGAAACGCCCTACGTGGTTTCTACGGGAACTTCAATACAGGATACCGCCAGGGGTCCTATGCGAACAGCAACAACAATCTCAACGTGAATTACAACCGTGAAAAGGTGGGGGTATATGCCAGCGTGAATGCAGGTCTATGGGAGAACTACCAGGACCTGAACATCAATCGTTTCTACAGCGATGCGGAGGGTGTCTCAACCTCGAGCTTCAAGCAGAATTCTTTCATTAATCACGGTGGAAAGTACTTTAACGTGCGAAGTGGTATCGATCTCTATCCGTCAGATAACACCAACTTCGGTGGTTCTTTCCGCCTTAATATTAGTCCGACGACACGTTACACAGATAACACTTCCATAGTGGCGCAACCAGACGGAGCATTGATCCAAGAGGTGTTGGCCGACAATGACGAAGAAGAGACTTTCGATAGTCAGGCATACACGCTTTACTTTGCTCACTATTTAGATTCGCTCGGACAAAAAATCTCAATTGATGCTGACCTCGTTCGCTATCAAACGGACAATGACCAGGTCTTTAACAATTTCATTTATGATAGCACTGGGGTGTTGACTTACCAAGACCGCATCAACGGACAGCTTCCAAGTACCATTGATATTTATGCCGTGAAGGCGGATTACCGAAAGTCTCTAGGCGGGAGCGGTATGTTTGAGGCTGGGGTGAAATCAGCCTATACAGAAACGGATAATGAAGCCATCTATACCAACACTGTTGATGGCGTGACAACCCCTGACTATGGTCTTAGTAACCGCTTCTTGTACGAAGAGATGATTAACGCCGCCTATGTGAATTTTAGTAAGTCATTTGAAAAGGTAGACTTCCAATTGGGGCTGCGTGGAGAAGCCACTTCATTGAAAGGGAATCAACTTGGAAATGCGGAACAATCAGATAGTTCCTTTACCCGTGATTACCAGAATCTATTCCCAACCTTCTACTCAACTTGGAGAATTGATTCGGCAAATCACCACCTCCTTTCATTTTCCTACAGTAAGCGTGTCAATCGTCCGTACTTCATGGATTTGAATCCATTTATTAGTCCGCTGGACCGTTTCACCTTCTATTCAGGGAACCCGAATCTGCTGCCTACCTTCTCGAACAATTTCTCTCTAACCTACACCTGGAGGAGTATGATCAACGGTACTTTCAGCTACTCGAATACGATCGATGGTATCAATGAAACACTCGAGATCGTCGATGAGATCTACTATAGTCGACCAGGTAACATTGCTGATAGCCAAACCTTCTCATTCTCAGTTGATGGAGCGGTCTCAGTATCCAAACGCTGGCGTGTGAACTTCTACGGTGAATATGCCTACCTGACTTTTGACAGTCCGTTGTACAACCAACAACTCAATGCCAGTGGTGATTACCAATACCTCTCTCTGACGAACACCTTTGATTTCGGAAAAGGGTGGAAGGGTGACATTAGCGGGATTTACCGCAGCGACATGGTCTACTCGCAGCTCTTCCTGCGCAGCTTTGGAGGCATCAACATTGGTTTCCAGAAAGCGTTGTGGGACGGTAAAGCGAACCTGAAATGCTCTGTGAATGATATTCTCTTTACGCGTCGCGGTGATGGAATCATCAATAACCTCGAACAAACAGAAGCAGACTGGAACAGCGTTCGTGACACCCGTCGGTTCGCTCTGGCCTTCTCTTTCAACTTTGGTAAAGCAACGAATCAAAAGAATGCCCACCGAGGCAGTGGTTCTGATGAAGAACAAGGAAGGGTTAGGTAG
- a CDS encoding ankyrin repeat domain-containing protein has translation MELLIKSSIIIAILYCFYKLFLARESFFAVNRMYLLSCLAFALMIPFLSLPKWHEQQGFVASIWENDATEEVIIADEGEEFFAMENGTDEDLITVDDAGVTCATAPAIIEEESTSSFQWLWYLYAFGAGLLLLNLLAQVVSVVVKASRNEDKLATDEGVIVNVEGKTEPCSFFKYIFINPALYDYETYDQILDHERIHVKQWHSVDLILAELAVALLWFNPFVWLLRKEIERNVEFQTDQLLVAENESQKENYQMNLVKIACHTAPLAITTNYNQSLIKSRILRMNGKKSNNFNYFKYGFAIPVLMILTMALNLPSQEIEAERDPSNILLISAFPPEIEEPKEELNPNCEEFERAVLDGDLERVRELLPTLDPACMGTNQPSESQEELEAEADRIDHLLEEMIADQEMPVDETSCDQIRGYLDSGNFAELRHALQFADLSCMQSASGGPSQDLPLMRGLMRYNADINIIGYRQFQISEIGFRIDVDDYHKGYCQDTNFIALAEAIIKKDEPLIRDLLLTREFACPLNTDGVSNDFPFIKKALSYPEADIVFHNNLGITVYSVGLAIDMRTDEDKQRRVNIDHSQSNFTCQDLIEALRVGDHSRAEQLLGLVDLDCYHRVTETTTTEGMTTTSSVVYTPLIIACKRGDVDLCRLLLAHGADPDYKGDGKATPLSYALESRNPDLVRLLVQYGAELKAEVHTTVTPRTMTRPTPNWNTHS, from the coding sequence ATGGAATTACTGATCAAATCATCCATCATTATTGCGATTCTTTACTGCTTCTATAAGCTATTCCTCGCTAGAGAAAGCTTCTTCGCGGTGAATCGAATGTACCTGTTAAGTTGCCTTGCCTTTGCCTTGATGATTCCTTTTCTATCTCTTCCGAAATGGCATGAACAACAAGGGTTTGTGGCCTCAATTTGGGAGAATGACGCCACTGAAGAAGTGATCATTGCTGATGAAGGTGAAGAATTTTTCGCCATGGAAAATGGCACCGATGAAGACCTCATCACTGTTGATGACGCAGGAGTAACATGCGCTACAGCGCCTGCCATCATCGAAGAAGAATCAACGAGTAGTTTTCAATGGTTGTGGTACTTGTACGCTTTTGGTGCTGGGCTACTCTTATTGAATCTCCTTGCTCAAGTGGTAAGTGTAGTTGTAAAAGCTTCTCGCAATGAAGATAAACTAGCTACCGATGAAGGCGTGATTGTGAATGTGGAAGGGAAGACCGAGCCCTGTTCATTTTTCAAGTACATTTTCATCAATCCCGCCTTGTACGATTACGAGACCTATGACCAGATTCTGGATCACGAACGAATCCATGTGAAGCAGTGGCACAGTGTTGATTTAATTCTTGCAGAGTTGGCCGTTGCACTGCTTTGGTTCAACCCGTTTGTTTGGCTTCTTCGCAAGGAAATCGAGCGTAACGTAGAGTTCCAGACTGATCAATTGCTAGTCGCTGAGAATGAAAGCCAGAAAGAGAACTACCAGATGAATCTGGTTAAAATCGCTTGTCACACCGCACCCTTGGCGATTACTACCAACTACAACCAAAGTTTGATCAAGAGTCGGATTCTTCGAATGAATGGGAAGAAGTCGAACAACTTCAACTACTTCAAATACGGTTTCGCGATTCCAGTACTCATGATTTTAACCATGGCACTGAACCTGCCGTCACAGGAGATCGAGGCTGAACGCGACCCTTCGAATATTCTATTGATTTCAGCCTTCCCTCCAGAAATTGAGGAGCCCAAAGAAGAGCTGAACCCCAACTGTGAAGAGTTTGAGCGTGCTGTTCTCGATGGCGACTTAGAACGAGTACGTGAGCTTCTTCCAACACTCGATCCAGCTTGTATGGGCACCAATCAACCTTCGGAGTCACAAGAGGAATTAGAAGCGGAAGCTGACCGAATTGACCACCTACTAGAGGAGATGATCGCTGATCAAGAGATGCCGGTAGATGAGACCAGTTGCGATCAAATTCGAGGCTACCTTGACTCGGGCAATTTCGCTGAACTAAGGCATGCGCTTCAATTTGCTGACCTCTCGTGTATGCAAAGCGCTAGTGGAGGTCCTTCACAAGATTTGCCACTGATGCGTGGGTTGATGAGATACAATGCCGACATCAATATCATTGGCTACCGTCAGTTTCAGATCAGTGAGATTGGGTTCAGAATCGATGTGGACGATTACCACAAAGGATATTGTCAAGACACGAATTTTATCGCTCTCGCGGAAGCCATCATCAAGAAAGACGAACCCTTGATTCGAGACTTATTGTTGACACGTGAATTTGCTTGTCCGCTAAATACCGATGGCGTTTCGAATGACTTTCCTTTTATCAAGAAAGCGCTGAGCTATCCTGAAGCCGATATCGTCTTCCATAACAACCTTGGAATTACGGTGTATTCCGTTGGATTAGCCATCGACATGCGCACCGATGAAGACAAGCAACGTCGAGTGAACATCGACCATAGTCAGAGCAACTTCACTTGTCAAGATTTGATCGAGGCGCTCCGTGTGGGAGATCATAGTCGCGCTGAGCAGTTACTCGGATTGGTTGACCTTGATTGTTATCATCGGGTAACGGAAACAACCACCACGGAAGGTATGACTACCACCAGCTCAGTAGTCTATACACCGTTAATCATTGCCTGTAAACGAGGGGATGTAGATCTGTGTCGACTTTTACTAGCTCACGGAGCTGACCCTGACTATAAGGGAGATGGCAAAGCCACACCGCTGTCTTATGCCTTAGAATCTCGAAACCCAGACCTAGTGAGATTACTCGTTCAATATGGCGCTGAATTAAAAGCGGAAGTGCACACAACCGTTACCCCTCGCACCATGACAAGACCAACTCCAAACTGGAATACGCATAGCTAA
- a CDS encoding BlaI/MecI/CopY family transcriptional regulator has translation MKKLTKREDQIMEIIWELKAASIREIVDAFPDPKPHYNTVATLVKILVKKEVLKSEMIANSYQFSPVQDFEEYRKEHLGNIKEKFFDNSLTKMMAHFAKEERLTDAEKDELIKIIKKG, from the coding sequence ATGAAGAAACTTACCAAACGAGAAGACCAGATTATGGAGATCATCTGGGAGCTGAAAGCAGCAAGTATACGAGAGATCGTGGATGCTTTTCCTGATCCCAAACCACACTACAATACGGTGGCGACCTTGGTGAAAATCTTAGTTAAGAAGGAAGTCTTGAAGAGCGAGATGATTGCGAATAGCTATCAGTTTAGTCCAGTTCAAGACTTTGAAGAGTATCGAAAAGAACACCTGGGGAATATCAAGGAGAAGTTCTTCGATAACTCCCTGACGAAGATGATGGCACACTTCGCGAAAGAAGAGCGACTGACGGATGCCGAGAAAGATGAATTGATCAAGATCATTAAAAAAGGATAG
- the serC gene encoding 3-phosphoserine/phosphohydroxythreonine transaminase, whose product MAKKHNYSAGPCILPDSVFKEASEAVLNFNGIDLSILEISHRSKDFVAVMEEARSLVKELLNLPSNYEVLFLQGGASLAFLTTAYNYLPEGGKGAYIDTGTWSSKAIKEAKHCGSVDVIASSKESNYNHIPTGYTVPSDADYLHFTSNNTIFGTQFQDFPSHENLICDMSSDIFSREFDASKFTMIYAGAQKNMGPAGTVLYIFDKDKLGKTGRDIPSYLDLGVHLAKDSMFNTPPVFSVYVSMLTLRWMKEMGGISAIQARNDAKAELIYKAIDENPLFTGHAQEDSRSKMNVTFRLTDDSLADDFNKLWQDAGINGLKGHRSVGGYRASMYNALPIESVKVLTEVMDEFARVKA is encoded by the coding sequence ATGGCTAAAAAACACAACTATTCTGCGGGTCCGTGTATTCTACCGGACAGCGTTTTTAAAGAAGCTTCAGAAGCTGTTTTGAACTTTAACGGGATCGATCTTTCGATTCTTGAGATCTCTCACCGAAGCAAAGATTTTGTAGCGGTGATGGAGGAAGCACGTAGCTTGGTTAAGGAGTTGTTGAACCTCCCTTCGAACTACGAAGTATTGTTCCTTCAAGGTGGAGCAAGTCTGGCCTTCCTCACGACAGCATACAACTACCTTCCTGAAGGTGGGAAAGGTGCTTACATTGATACCGGTACTTGGTCATCAAAAGCAATTAAAGAAGCAAAACACTGCGGTTCAGTTGACGTGATCGCCTCTTCAAAAGAGAGCAACTACAATCATATCCCAACTGGTTACACGGTGCCTTCTGATGCAGACTACCTGCACTTCACTTCGAACAACACAATCTTCGGAACGCAGTTCCAAGACTTCCCTAGCCATGAGAACCTCATCTGTGACATGTCATCAGATATTTTCTCACGTGAATTCGACGCGAGCAAGTTTACCATGATCTACGCCGGAGCGCAGAAGAACATGGGACCTGCAGGTACAGTGCTCTACATCTTTGACAAAGACAAATTGGGCAAGACTGGAAGAGACATTCCATCATACCTTGACCTAGGAGTTCACCTAGCGAAGGATAGCATGTTCAATACACCTCCAGTATTCTCTGTTTATGTGAGCATGTTGACACTCCGTTGGATGAAAGAAATGGGCGGTATTTCAGCCATTCAAGCACGTAACGATGCGAAGGCCGAATTAATCTACAAAGCCATTGACGAAAATCCATTGTTCACAGGTCACGCGCAAGAAGACAGCCGTTCGAAAATGAACGTGACATTCCGTTTGACGGATGACTCACTTGCTGACGACTTCAACAAGCTGTGGCAGGATGCTGGAATCAACGGATTGAAAGGTCACCGTTCAGTGGGCGGTTATCGTGCTTCTATGTACAACGCTCTTCCTATTGAAAGTGTGAAGGTGTTGACAGAAGTAATGGACGAATTTGCACGCGTTAAAGCATAA
- a CDS encoding D-2-hydroxyacid dehydrogenase has product MKILANDGISPSGKAKLEAAGFTVVTDTVAQDELEAAINNEGYIGLLVRSATKVRQPLIDACPNLKMIGRGGVGMDNIDVDYARSQGREVFNTPASSSLSVAEMVMTQLFTLARSVYDSNRQMPDNGVSEFKALKKKYGKGSELRGKTLGVIGFGRIGRAVASYALGAGMKVVAYDLYPSDAPIEWHIEGHGTIAIKPNMVSMDELLAQSDFITLHVPKQDGGTAVLGADELAKCKDGVMMVNTARGGSIDEDALIAALDSGKVACAALDVFENEPTPREDLMKHPKLSLTPHIGAATLEAQDRIGLELADKIISITAVANS; this is encoded by the coding sequence ATGAAAATTCTTGCGAACGACGGAATTTCACCGTCTGGAAAAGCAAAACTAGAAGCTGCAGGATTCACTGTAGTTACTGATACCGTAGCTCAAGATGAGCTCGAAGCAGCCATCAACAACGAAGGCTACATCGGACTGCTTGTCCGCAGTGCAACAAAAGTTCGACAGCCATTGATCGATGCCTGTCCGAATCTTAAAATGATCGGACGTGGCGGTGTTGGAATGGATAATATCGACGTTGATTACGCTCGCAGTCAAGGACGCGAAGTCTTCAATACGCCAGCATCTTCTTCGCTATCTGTAGCTGAGATGGTCATGACACAGCTCTTCACGCTCGCTCGCTCGGTATATGACAGCAACCGTCAGATGCCTGATAACGGTGTTTCCGAATTCAAAGCATTGAAGAAGAAATACGGAAAGGGATCTGAGCTAAGAGGTAAGACTCTTGGTGTGATCGGATTTGGTCGTATTGGTCGTGCCGTAGCAAGCTACGCCTTGGGAGCTGGAATGAAAGTAGTGGCGTATGACCTCTACCCTTCCGATGCACCTATCGAATGGCATATTGAAGGACACGGAACCATCGCGATTAAACCAAACATGGTAAGCATGGATGAGTTGCTGGCTCAATCAGACTTCATCACGCTTCATGTACCAAAGCAAGATGGTGGAACAGCCGTTCTTGGAGCAGATGAGCTGGCTAAATGCAAAGACGGGGTCATGATGGTCAACACCGCTCGCGGTGGATCTATCGATGAAGATGCTTTGATTGCTGCCCTAGACTCAGGTAAAGTTGCCTGCGCTGCCCTCGACGTATTTGAAAACGAACCCACGCCACGCGAAGATTTGATGAAGCACCCAAAGCTGTCATTGACACCTCACATCGGCGCTGCCACACTAGAAGCTCAAGATCGCATCGGTTTGGAGCTTGCTGATAAGATTATCTCAATCACAGCAGTAGCTAACAGCTAA